From the genome of Nitrosopumilus sp., one region includes:
- a CDS encoding thioredoxin family protein, with product MRVQILTTPGCSNCVVLEKMLDTLGVSYDLIDVTENPLYLEIYPIFTAPGLVIDKKLEFTGIPKIDNLKKKLSK from the coding sequence ATGAGGGTGCAAATTCTTACCACTCCTGGCTGTTCAAACTGTGTTGTATTAGAAAAAATGCTAGATACACTCGGAGTATCTTATGATCTGATTGACGTTACCGAGAATCCATTGTACCTGGAAATATATCCAATTTTTACTGCTCCCGGATTGGTTATAGACAAAAAACTAGAGTTCACTGGTATTCCAAAAATCGATAATCTCAAAAAAAAACTTTCCAAGTGA
- a CDS encoding NADH-quinone oxidoreductase subunit B has product MIKDLVTPENANVFVGKLGDILEKAIGKPLGYAINWGRIWSLWPVHIETACCSVEFGAASSPRYDVERFGIIEAFGSLRQCDLVVVQGTITRKMAPRLRLVYDQMPEPKYVIAMGACAITGGLYFDSYNVLPGIDGVIPVDVYVPGCPPRPETLIQGCMLLQEKIKRMKARKFV; this is encoded by the coding sequence TTGATTAAGGATCTTGTAACCCCTGAAAACGCCAACGTCTTTGTGGGAAAGCTCGGAGACATTCTCGAAAAGGCGATAGGCAAGCCGCTGGGCTACGCCATCAACTGGGGAAGAATATGGTCGCTATGGCCCGTTCACATCGAGACTGCATGCTGCAGCGTCGAGTTTGGCGCCGCATCCAGTCCCAGGTATGACGTGGAAAGATTCGGAATCATCGAGGCCTTCGGATCCCTAAGGCAGTGTGATCTGGTAGTGGTTCAGGGAACCATCACCCGAAAGATGGCGCCTCGCCTCAGGCTCGTATACGATCAGATGCCTGAGCCAAAGTACGTCATTGCCATGGGGGCATGCGCCATTACGGGAGGACTGTACTTTGACTCGTACAACGTGCTTCCGGGAATCGACGGAGTCATTCCAGTAGACGTGTACGTTCCGGGATGCCCTCCGAGACCTGAGACGCTGATACAGGGGTGCATGCTGCTGCAGGAGAAGATCAAGAGGATGAAGGCCAGGAAGTTCGTATGA
- a CDS encoding TIGR00266 family protein, with the protein MEYEIVKNPMGLIEFTLNQGEKITAEAAAMVFIKGNLKTETRMRKGGFLKSLKAAAFGGESFFVNEFIAEEDNCKLGLTGNMLGDIEVIDVNEEFIVQSGCFVGSTTDLTLDTKWQGFTKGIFGSNLFMLKTVGAGQMFVNAWGGILKKELQSGERMYLDNYQLVALSPTAEYRVTKHGSLKTTLFGGEALVLEITGPGTVYIQTKNIMEFVRALIPFLPKRN; encoded by the coding sequence ATGGAATATGAAATTGTAAAAAATCCGATGGGACTAATTGAATTTACATTAAACCAAGGGGAAAAGATTACTGCAGAAGCTGCCGCTATGGTATTCATCAAAGGAAATCTAAAAACAGAAACTAGAATGAGAAAAGGCGGATTTCTAAAATCACTTAAAGCTGCCGCATTTGGTGGAGAATCATTTTTTGTTAACGAGTTTATCGCAGAAGAAGACAACTGTAAACTCGGGCTTACCGGAAATATGCTTGGAGATATTGAGGTGATTGATGTAAATGAGGAATTCATTGTACAATCTGGTTGTTTTGTTGGTTCTACTACAGATCTAACGCTGGATACAAAGTGGCAGGGGTTCACAAAAGGAATATTTGGTAGTAATTTGTTTATGCTCAAAACGGTTGGTGCTGGTCAGATGTTTGTTAATGCATGGGGTGGAATCCTAAAAAAAGAATTACAATCTGGCGAAAGGATGTATTTAGATAATTACCAGCTAGTTGCATTAAGTCCTACTGCTGAATACCGAGTTACAAAACATGGTAGTTTAAAGACTACGTTGTTTGGCGGTGAAGCATTAGTTTTAGAGATTACTGGTCCGGGAACCGTCTACATACAAACCAAAAACATCATGGAGTTTGTAAGGGCATTGATCCCATTTCTTCCAAAAAGGAATTAG
- a CDS encoding cytochrome C biogenesis protein, translated as MIVSEQVTAKKFLIITAFILFSLIFLGGVFAATNPVAISAGQELSYPSWLTISYLAGLSMIILPCTLPLVFIIIPLSMGKGGKKGLSMALLFGAGLTITITFYGFGIGALGQTADLDKISIYMFLIAGIAAFIFGLSQLKLFEIKLPSYSGTPRFIQNRGDYSKSFFMGLLLGNAGVGCPNPMFYWLLIYVAGSGSVEIGASLGAVHGVGRAIPLILLSVLAIVGVNATKGITLNRQRIENMTGWMLIIIGTFLIINGIPGGHEWYESTIIHIGWNNLISTTLLPPEFHVGEHEHGHASQIPEEIVPILFAGLITFPIVWYFTKKKRNDNV; from the coding sequence ATGATTGTGTCTGAACAAGTTACGGCAAAAAAATTTCTAATTATTACAGCATTTATTTTATTTTCACTAATCTTTTTGGGTGGAGTTTTTGCCGCAACCAACCCTGTGGCAATTAGTGCGGGACAAGAATTATCCTATCCCTCTTGGTTGACAATTTCTTACCTTGCTGGATTGTCTATGATAATTCTCCCTTGCACTTTACCTCTGGTCTTCATAATTATTCCACTTAGTATGGGAAAAGGGGGAAAGAAAGGACTTTCTATGGCATTACTTTTTGGCGCTGGATTGACAATTACAATCACATTTTATGGATTTGGAATTGGCGCTTTAGGTCAAACAGCCGATCTAGATAAGATTTCCATCTACATGTTTCTAATCGCTGGCATTGCCGCGTTTATTTTTGGCTTATCTCAGCTCAAGCTTTTTGAGATAAAACTTCCCTCTTATTCTGGAACTCCGAGATTCATTCAAAACAGAGGCGATTATTCAAAATCCTTTTTCATGGGACTGCTATTGGGAAATGCCGGGGTTGGATGTCCTAATCCCATGTTTTATTGGCTTTTGATCTATGTTGCGGGAAGCGGTAGTGTAGAGATTGGCGCAAGCTTAGGAGCAGTACATGGAGTCGGACGTGCAATTCCTCTAATTTTACTGTCTGTTCTTGCAATAGTCGGTGTAAATGCAACAAAAGGAATTACTCTAAATCGTCAACGAATTGAAAACATGACTGGTTGGATGTTGATTATAATTGGCACATTTTTAATCATCAACGGTATTCCTGGTGGACACGAATGGTATGAGAGTACGATTATTCATATTGGGTGGAACAATCTAATTTCCACCACTTTACTTCCTCCTGAATTTCATGTGGGTGAACATGAACATGGGCATGCGTCACAAATTCCTGAGGAAATTGTACCGATTTTGTTTGCGGGCTTGATTACATTCCCAATAGTTTGGTATTTTACCAAGAAAAAACGAAATGATAACGTATGA
- a CDS encoding YHS domain-containing protein: MKDPVCGMEVGDKGKSVMHKGKEYRFCCATCSWAFEQNPEQFLQA; encoded by the coding sequence ATGAAAGATCCTGTATGTGGAATGGAAGTTGGGGACAAGGGAAAATCCGTAATGCACAAGGGAAAGGAATATCGATTCTGTTGTGCAACTTGTAGTTGGGCATTTGAACAAAATCCTGAACAGTTTTTACAGGCATGA